In Methylobacterium aquaticum, the following are encoded in one genomic region:
- a CDS encoding helix-turn-helix domain-containing protein, with product MDRRLLKAARAALGWSQSELAERAGVQRLVVVRYENGSQVPHARTMNNIIEALRVGGVEEIYREDGASGIVLTKYINVG from the coding sequence GTGGATAGGCGGCTGCTCAAGGCCGCACGCGCGGCGCTGGGCTGGTCGCAGTCCGAGCTGGCTGAGCGCGCGGGCGTGCAGCGACTAGTCGTGGTTCGGTACGAAAATGGCTCGCAAGTGCCTCACGCCCGGACAATGAATAATATTATTGAGGCATTGCGTGTCGGCGGCGTTGAAGAAATTTATCGTGAAGATGGCGCTTCAGGTATTGTATTGACTAAATATATAAATGTGGGATAA
- a CDS encoding LysR family transcriptional regulator: protein MDLNLRQVRAFVSVAHLRSFTRAAALLNLSQPALTVQIRRLEEALAVRLLDRNSRSVAPTRVGRELLPVFQRVLRELDSVVVDTRDLAARRHGTVRIAALPSVAAGLLPDAIAAFRAAHPRMGFVVKDAIAERVLALVRREEVDLGVTGGEVRDPDVTVLARAADALHVVHPAGHPIGDCETVTLEALAEYPLVLMDAETSVRAVVDAAFVAAGRLPLTACEATYMMTAVGMVRAGLGLTILPGSAREIRAEPSLRSRPIAEASFSRPVCLIAKAGRTLPAAAEDFLGELVPALEAEFSMSA from the coding sequence ATGGATCTCAACCTTCGCCAGGTCCGCGCCTTCGTGTCGGTGGCGCACCTGCGCAGCTTCACCCGGGCCGCCGCCCTCCTGAACCTGTCGCAGCCGGCCCTCACGGTGCAGATCCGCCGGCTGGAGGAGGCGCTGGCGGTGCGGCTCCTCGACCGCAACAGCCGCAGCGTCGCGCCGACCCGGGTCGGGCGCGAATTGCTGCCGGTGTTCCAGCGGGTGCTGCGCGAGCTCGACAGCGTCGTCGTCGACACCCGCGACCTCGCCGCGCGCCGCCACGGCACGGTGCGGATCGCGGCCCTGCCCTCGGTGGCGGCGGGCTTATTGCCGGACGCGATCGCGGCCTTCCGGGCGGCGCATCCGCGGATGGGCTTCGTGGTCAAGGACGCCATCGCCGAGCGGGTGCTGGCCCTGGTGCGGCGCGAGGAGGTCGATCTCGGCGTCACCGGCGGCGAGGTGCGCGACCCCGACGTGACGGTGCTGGCCCGCGCGGCGGACGCCCTGCACGTGGTCCATCCCGCAGGTCACCCGATCGGCGACTGCGAGACCGTGACGCTGGAAGCCCTGGCCGAGTACCCGCTGGTGCTGATGGATGCCGAGACCAGCGTGCGCGCGGTGGTCGATGCCGCCTTCGTGGCCGCCGGCCGGCTGCCGCTGACCGCCTGCGAGGCGACCTACATGATGACGGCGGTCGGCATGGTGCGGGCCGGGCTCGGCCTCACCATCCTGCCGGGCTCCGCCCGGGAGATCCGCGCCGAGCCGTCCTTGCGCTCGCGCCCGATCGCCGAGGCGAGCTTTTCGCGGCCCGTCTGCCTGATCGCCAAGGCGGGCCGCACGCTGCCGGCGGCGGCCGAGGATTTTCTGGGGGAATTGGTGCCGGCCTTGGAGGCGGAGTTCTCGATGTCGGCGTGA
- a CDS encoding GntR family transcriptional regulator: MIEAPTEASSAGSLPAFPDAPPRPSLTEQAAAALRRLILLNLLPPGDVLNEPDLVARLGVSRTPVREALKLLAGEGLVTLRRNRAALVARLDPADLVPLFELEMALESFCAGLAAERMTAAEIDRLDRLQAALEAARDDRDAYTRLNRQAHRLIVTAARSPAIAEAHGRAFARLERARNFALAADGRVTESLSEHRAILDALRAREPERARTLMQAHVARTQSLLVVRLTEGPRR, from the coding sequence ATGATCGAAGCCCCCACCGAAGCCTCTTCGGCAGGCTCCCTCCCCGCCTTTCCCGATGCCCCGCCCCGCCCCTCCCTCACCGAGCAGGCCGCCGCGGCCCTGCGCCGGCTGATCCTGCTCAACCTGCTTCCCCCCGGCGATGTTTTGAACGAGCCCGACCTGGTGGCCCGCCTCGGCGTCTCCCGGACGCCGGTGCGCGAGGCCCTGAAGCTGCTTGCCGGCGAGGGGCTGGTCACGCTCCGGCGCAACCGGGCGGCCCTGGTGGCGCGGCTCGATCCCGCCGACCTCGTGCCGCTGTTCGAGCTGGAAATGGCGCTGGAGAGCTTCTGTGCCGGGCTCGCCGCCGAACGGATGACCGCCGCCGAGATCGACCGGCTCGACCGGCTCCAGGCCGCCCTGGAGGCGGCGCGGGACGACCGCGACGCCTATACCCGCCTCAACCGCCAGGCCCACCGGCTGATCGTGACCGCCGCCCGCAGCCCGGCCATCGCCGAGGCCCATGGCCGGGCCTTCGCCCGGCTGGAGCGGGCCCGCAACTTCGCCCTCGCGGCGGACGGGCGGGTGACGGAGTCGCTCTCCGAGCACCGGGCGATCCTGGACGCCCTGCGGGCCCGCGAGCCGGAGCGCGCCCGCACCCTGATGCAGGCCCATGTCGCCCGCACCCAGTCCCTGCTGGTGGTGCGCCTGACCGAAGGACCGCGCCGATGA
- a CDS encoding transposase — protein sequence MTSAAEVHPGQRIRLFFMDEARVGQKGRSGHRWWMRGQRPAGRCDGRFQSAYIFAAVEPRTGSAFGLVLPRVSTEVMSLLLAQFAATLEPDTHAVVVLDGAGWHIAKDPWVPDAVTLVRPSAYSLELYPVKRIWPNVRECFICARLFPDYRQSSTPAAPPGSPFRRNKNASAQ from the coding sequence TTGACGAGCGCCGCCGAAGTCCACCCCGGCCAGCGGATCCGCCTCTTCTTCATGGACGAGGCCCGGGTCGGGCAGAAGGGGCGCAGCGGCCATCGCTGGTGGATGCGGGGCCAGCGTCCGGCGGGACGCTGCGACGGCCGCTTCCAGTCCGCTTACATCTTCGCCGCCGTCGAGCCGCGGACCGGCTCGGCGTTCGGTCTGGTGTTGCCGCGCGTCTCGACCGAGGTGATGAGCCTGTTGCTGGCGCAGTTTGCGGCCACGCTCGAGCCGGATACGCACGCCGTGGTGGTGCTGGACGGGGCAGGCTGGCACATCGCCAAGGATCCGTGGGTGCCCGACGCCGTGACGCTGGTGCGGCCGTCCGCCTACAGCCTCGAACTCTATCCGGTCAAGCGGATCTGGCCGAATGTGCGCGAGTGCTTCATCTGCGCACGCCTATTTCCGGACTACAGGCAATCCTCTACGCCCGCTGCACCGCCTGGATCGCCATTCCGCCGGAACAAGAATGCGTCCGCTCAATAG
- a CDS encoding Asp/Glu/hydantoin racemase — translation MTDTTGDGPTEEATLALGVILPSSNRVVERATEARLAGLPAAACYARVPYGAMLKGEAYDESVFLTAADLLADAGVAALCWNATRGAALGFTPDEDLCATVTRRTGLPMVTTALAARARIRESGYRRVGLVVQGGPEEAESVGTRFAQAGIAIGATCTLGITENRLAAAVSPARLEEAARMTAQGSDAVLIWSTNLPGWRLPALLDGVPLLDATGLGTEALLAQAGLPRT, via the coding sequence ATGACCGACACGACGGGAGATGGTCCCACCGAAGAAGCGACCTTGGCCCTCGGGGTGATCCTGCCTTCCTCGAACCGGGTGGTGGAGCGGGCGACGGAAGCGCGGCTCGCCGGCCTGCCCGCCGCCGCCTGCTACGCCCGGGTGCCCTACGGGGCGATGCTGAAGGGCGAGGCCTACGACGAATCGGTCTTCCTCACCGCCGCCGATCTCCTGGCGGATGCCGGCGTGGCGGCCCTGTGCTGGAACGCCACCCGCGGCGCCGCCCTGGGCTTCACGCCCGACGAGGACCTGTGCGCGACCGTGACCCGCCGCACCGGCCTGCCGATGGTGACGACGGCGCTGGCCGCCCGCGCGCGGATTCGCGAAAGCGGCTATCGCCGCGTCGGCCTCGTGGTGCAGGGCGGGCCGGAGGAAGCCGAATCGGTCGGCACTCGTTTCGCGCAAGCCGGCATCGCGATCGGCGCCACCTGCACCCTCGGCATCACCGAGAACCGCTTGGCGGCCGCGGTGAGCCCGGCGCGCCTCGAAGAGGCGGCGCGAATGACGGCCCAAGGATCGGATGCGGTGCTGATCTGGAGCACCAACCTCCCCGGCTGGCGGCTGCCGGCCCTGCTCGACGGCGTGCCGCTCCTCGATGCGACGGGCCTCGGCACAGAGGCGCTGCTGGCGCAAGCGGGGCTGCCGCGCACCTGA
- a CDS encoding TniQ family protein, producing MTGLLALSCRLAPGESVPSFTARLAQRNGVGSARDFCLDMGMTFQACIDGEPVALAKLARLTALPLEVLEQASLRREGIDFRLRGESLTRFSVRRARIHACPACLRADIEAGVGGNEPAPYGRTEWLLRVFRACPVHACALTDVGNKEIDGPHALHDFALHMRGRETEIARLAEEAAPRTPSALEGYVRDRLKAIARGGTLLDGLELHAAITTCEMLGVLATRGPATKLRSLTEEEWHDAGDAGYCLARGGERGIRALLDKIWRAHPFGRRGAAGPHAVFGFLYEWLAHDQDGAAFDAVRDIFRQFIVQTIPVGLGDDVLGQFVEKRVLHSIYTASREYGRHPKRLRKVLAAAALIGKDHQLFSDHLVTFDAERARSVLVDEQTCMPLKDAAVYLNAGRVPARILAAEGFITPRTGRAGERGSLRAIYATADLDTFLAHLFDGAESVTGTRDQAYPIPAAAKRACCTIAEVTRLIFDRRLAWVGRQAGVEGYLSVLVDLPEVKRHVHGPAYEGLTARAVEKILRTSTRVVTGLIREGFLPRKTVINPINRCPVDLVSVADLDAFCAKYVSFSELAKSRRVSPLTLKYILASVPPAIERDRVGAAFYLREIVEKI from the coding sequence ATGACCGGTCTCCTCGCGTTGAGCTGCCGACTTGCCCCTGGCGAGTCAGTACCGAGCTTCACGGCACGGCTGGCCCAGCGCAACGGCGTTGGGTCCGCACGCGACTTCTGCCTCGACATGGGCATGACCTTCCAGGCCTGCATCGACGGTGAACCTGTAGCGCTCGCGAAGCTCGCGCGCCTGACGGCCCTTCCGCTTGAGGTTCTCGAGCAAGCCTCACTACGGAGAGAGGGTATAGACTTCCGCCTGCGTGGCGAGAGCCTGACCAGATTTTCGGTCCGGCGCGCTCGGATCCACGCTTGCCCCGCGTGCCTTCGCGCCGACATCGAAGCGGGCGTAGGTGGTAACGAGCCTGCGCCGTATGGCCGCACGGAATGGTTGCTGCGTGTCTTCAGGGCGTGCCCTGTGCACGCGTGCGCGCTCACCGACGTCGGCAACAAAGAAATCGACGGGCCTCACGCGCTGCACGACTTTGCGCTCCACATGCGCGGACGCGAGACCGAGATCGCACGTCTCGCCGAGGAGGCCGCTCCAAGGACGCCGTCCGCCCTCGAAGGCTATGTTCGCGACCGTCTTAAAGCCATCGCGCGAGGAGGTACGTTACTCGACGGGTTGGAGCTTCACGCCGCGATCACGACCTGTGAAATGTTGGGAGTGCTCGCGACACGGGGACCTGCGACGAAGCTTAGGTCGCTGACGGAAGAGGAGTGGCACGACGCTGGTGACGCCGGCTACTGCCTCGCACGCGGAGGGGAGCGGGGCATCCGTGCTCTCCTTGATAAGATATGGCGAGCCCACCCCTTCGGTCGACGTGGGGCCGCGGGGCCTCATGCCGTCTTCGGATTCTTGTACGAGTGGCTGGCCCACGACCAAGACGGGGCAGCCTTCGATGCCGTCCGCGATATTTTTCGCCAGTTCATCGTCCAGACTATACCTGTTGGACTTGGTGACGATGTCCTCGGGCAATTTGTCGAGAAGCGGGTGCTCCACTCGATCTACACCGCATCGCGGGAATACGGCCGTCATCCTAAGCGTCTTCGAAAGGTTCTCGCGGCGGCTGCCCTGATCGGTAAAGATCACCAGCTCTTTTCCGATCACCTCGTGACGTTCGATGCAGAGCGGGCACGCAGCGTTCTGGTGGATGAACAAACATGTATGCCGCTCAAGGACGCCGCGGTATACCTCAACGCCGGCCGTGTTCCGGCACGTATCTTGGCTGCTGAAGGCTTCATTACCCCGCGCACTGGCCGTGCAGGCGAACGCGGTTCGCTCAGGGCAATCTACGCCACCGCCGATCTGGACACCTTCCTTGCGCACCTCTTCGACGGAGCCGAATCGGTCACGGGCACACGCGACCAAGCCTACCCCATCCCAGCCGCAGCGAAACGCGCTTGCTGCACCATCGCCGAAGTCACACGATTGATCTTCGATCGGAGACTCGCTTGGGTTGGCCGGCAGGCGGGTGTCGAGGGGTATCTCTCGGTCCTCGTCGATCTGCCGGAGGTCAAACGACATGTACACGGTCCCGCGTACGAGGGTCTGACCGCGCGCGCTGTTGAGAAAATCCTGCGGACGAGTACGAGGGTCGTGACGGGCCTGATTCGCGAGGGGTTTCTGCCTCGGAAGACAGTTATTAATCCGATCAATCGCTGTCCCGTCGACCTCGTCAGCGTCGCCGATCTAGATGCTTTTTGTGCGAAATATGTCTCATTTTCCGAGTTGGCGAAATCTAGAAGAGTGAGTCCGTTAACGTTGAAATACATTCTCGCAAGCGTCCCACCCGCTATCGAGAGAGATCGCGTAGGAGCGGCGTTCTATCTGCGCGAAATTGTCGAGAAAATTTGA
- a CDS encoding DUF4365 domain-containing protein, giving the protein MNAPHKIVPKSKISEWRGLDRISAIVHGMRCIWREQEKDDIGIDGEIELCRPRVDGDGLIGTGKIVKVQSKSGASYIARDDAETFAAPVSEKDLRYWRDLNVPMIFVVFHPEDDFLYWKDIKAYLKDHPDAFKPPLRILFDKATDRFDESAYAALCEICEQAPERIAFDQGETLYTNLLPVLRLPERIWISPVLPEKQRNFHDRLTGAGFVPPYVYQAGMLITLSDPTSPTTALANVVDSGALEDLDLADWLGQSAENEDHLRTLLNRLLHKHLHRIGCTFQRSPRRYFISRGVDEETPLHRKWFNVFSQRAPTRLVAKFYTYGKHRFYKHLALNARFERFGNQWAVGIYPGLHYSTNGTTQWEGKAAASFAIRARAQEFNNAYYSNVLFWASQMSGSKSSFDLCIDDQVIVTVSGVPLTADADFSVRIMSTAKA; this is encoded by the coding sequence TCCGCGATCGTCCACGGCATGCGCTGCATCTGGCGCGAGCAGGAGAAGGACGACATCGGCATCGATGGCGAGATCGAGCTGTGCCGCCCCCGAGTAGATGGCGACGGGCTCATCGGTACTGGCAAAATCGTCAAGGTGCAATCGAAGTCGGGGGCCAGCTATATCGCTCGCGACGATGCCGAAACTTTTGCCGCTCCGGTATCGGAAAAAGATCTTCGATACTGGCGCGATCTTAACGTTCCAATGATCTTCGTTGTCTTCCACCCTGAGGACGATTTCCTCTACTGGAAGGACATCAAGGCCTACCTCAAGGATCATCCCGACGCGTTCAAGCCGCCGCTACGGATCCTGTTCGACAAGGCGACGGATCGGTTCGACGAGAGCGCCTACGCGGCGCTCTGCGAGATCTGCGAGCAGGCTCCCGAGCGGATCGCCTTCGATCAGGGCGAGACGCTCTATACCAATCTGCTCCCGGTTCTACGATTGCCGGAGCGGATCTGGATATCGCCGGTCTTGCCGGAGAAGCAGCGCAATTTCCACGACCGACTGACAGGTGCGGGGTTCGTGCCGCCCTACGTCTACCAAGCTGGCATGCTGATCACGCTGTCAGATCCGACCTCGCCGACGACGGCCCTTGCGAACGTCGTCGATTCCGGCGCGCTCGAGGATTTAGACCTGGCAGACTGGCTCGGTCAGAGCGCGGAGAACGAAGATCACCTTCGCACGCTGCTTAACCGGCTTCTGCACAAGCATCTCCACCGGATCGGCTGTACCTTTCAGCGTTCACCGAGGCGGTACTTCATCAGCCGGGGTGTCGATGAGGAGACGCCGCTTCACCGGAAGTGGTTCAACGTTTTCAGCCAGCGGGCCCCGACGCGGCTCGTCGCGAAGTTCTATACCTATGGGAAGCACAGGTTCTACAAGCACCTGGCTTTGAACGCGCGGTTTGAGCGTTTCGGCAATCAGTGGGCGGTCGGCATCTATCCCGGCCTTCACTACTCGACGAACGGCACGACACAGTGGGAAGGCAAGGCTGCGGCCTCCTTCGCGATCCGGGCGCGTGCCCAGGAGTTCAACAACGCCTATTACAGCAACGTGTTGTTCTGGGCGAGCCAGATGTCGGGCAGCAAATCGTCGTTTGATCTATGCATCGACGATCAGGTGATCGTCACAGTTAGCGGCGTCCCGCTCACGGCGGATGCCGATTTTAGTGTACGCATCATGTCGACTGCGAAGGCGTAA
- a CDS encoding iron-containing alcohol dehydrogenase: MSLITYLTRIQFERGAVRLIGEELALLGARRPLVVTDRGVVAAGLIARVLDAAGLPATTPVFDGTPENPTEEATLEARDRFKAEGCDSVIAVGGGSPLDLAKGVALLATHDEPLATYAAILGGIPRIRADQPPVIAVPTTAGTGSEVGRAALITLADGRKLGFISPHLIPNVAICDPELTLGLPPGLTAATGMDALTHCIETYLSPRHNPPAEAIALDGLARATRSLLRAVRDGADIEAREDMMMAALEGGMTFQKGLGAVHSMSHALGGLKAKRLHHGTLNAVILPHLLRFNAPACDAKYAALRQAMGLAEGADLAAAIESLNRDLGLPTDLAAMGLTEADCEALITRAVEDHSTATNGRPVGAEEFRELFRASLHGRAA, encoded by the coding sequence ATGAGCCTCATCACCTATCTCACCCGGATCCAGTTCGAGCGCGGCGCCGTCCGGCTGATCGGCGAGGAACTGGCGCTTCTCGGCGCGCGCCGGCCGCTCGTCGTCACCGATCGCGGCGTCGTGGCGGCCGGCCTGATCGCCCGCGTCCTCGACGCCGCCGGTCTGCCGGCCACCACCCCGGTTTTCGACGGCACGCCCGAGAACCCGACCGAGGAGGCGACGCTGGAGGCCCGCGACCGCTTCAAGGCGGAAGGCTGCGATTCGGTGATCGCGGTCGGCGGCGGCTCGCCGCTGGATCTCGCCAAAGGGGTGGCGCTGCTCGCCACCCACGACGAGCCGCTGGCGACTTACGCCGCCATCCTCGGCGGCATCCCGCGCATCCGCGCCGACCAGCCCCCGGTGATCGCCGTGCCGACCACCGCCGGCACCGGCAGCGAGGTCGGCCGGGCGGCGCTGATCACCCTGGCGGACGGGCGCAAGCTCGGCTTCATCTCGCCCCACCTGATCCCGAACGTGGCGATCTGCGACCCCGAGCTGACGCTGGGCCTGCCGCCGGGCCTCACCGCCGCCACCGGCATGGACGCGCTGACCCACTGCATCGAGACTTACCTCAGCCCCCGCCACAACCCGCCGGCCGAGGCGATCGCCCTCGACGGTCTCGCCCGCGCCACCCGCTCGCTCCTCCGTGCGGTCCGCGACGGCGCCGACATCGAGGCGCGCGAGGACATGATGATGGCCGCGCTCGAGGGCGGCATGACCTTCCAGAAGGGCCTGGGCGCCGTCCACTCGATGTCGCACGCGCTCGGCGGCCTGAAGGCCAAGCGCCTGCATCACGGCACCCTCAACGCGGTGATCCTGCCCCACCTGCTGCGCTTCAACGCGCCCGCCTGCGACGCGAAATACGCCGCCCTGCGTCAGGCGATGGGCCTGGCCGAGGGCGCCGACCTCGCCGCCGCGATCGAGTCCCTGAACCGCGACCTCGGCCTGCCGACGGACCTCGCCGCCATGGGGCTGACGGAGGCCGATTGCGAGGCGCTGATCACGCGCGCGGTCGAGGACCATTCGACGGCGACCAACGGCCGGCCGGTCGGGGCGGAGGAGTTTCGGGAGTTGTTCCGGGCGTCGCTGCACGGGCGGGCGGCGTGA
- a CDS encoding 3'-5' exonuclease, with protein sequence MLDIDPEIVASALERHGDYRILRRHKPRHIFGIAAPGEEIRNGLIIDLETTGLDPDYHEIIEVGLLPFTYTVDGRLIEAGVPYGSFQQPFGPILPEITRLTGIDLPMVEGHIIDRSRVTAMVDEADFVIAHNAGFDRRFAEDLCPSLAQKPWGCSLTQIPWAVEGMGSKLSYIACDFGMIYSAHRAVDDCQATLEILSRPLPQSGRTGFEYLLENAFDPIYRIKAIRTPYESKNILKARRYRWDDGNKSQLKCWYKDVPEADAASELAWLRLEIYRYEADVPIVPISPYDRFSARV encoded by the coding sequence ATGCTTGACATCGATCCCGAAATCGTAGCGTCCGCACTCGAGCGGCATGGTGATTATCGTATCCTCCGACGCCACAAGCCTCGTCACATCTTCGGTATCGCCGCTCCCGGCGAGGAGATCCGAAACGGCCTCATCATCGACCTCGAGACCACGGGCCTCGATCCTGACTACCACGAAATCATCGAAGTCGGACTACTCCCCTTTACATATACTGTTGATGGCCGCCTGATTGAAGCCGGCGTACCGTATGGCTCATTCCAGCAGCCCTTCGGCCCGATCTTGCCAGAAATCACAAGACTAACTGGCATAGACTTGCCGATGGTGGAGGGGCATATCATCGATCGATCCAGGGTTACAGCGATGGTCGACGAGGCCGATTTCGTCATCGCGCACAATGCAGGGTTCGACAGAAGATTTGCGGAAGACCTTTGCCCTAGTTTAGCGCAGAAACCTTGGGGCTGTTCATTGACCCAGATTCCATGGGCCGTCGAAGGTATGGGTAGCAAGCTCAGCTACATAGCTTGCGATTTCGGAATGATCTACAGCGCTCACCGCGCGGTTGACGACTGCCAAGCAACACTAGAAATATTATCGCGACCCTTACCCCAATCAGGGCGCACTGGCTTTGAGTATTTGCTAGAGAACGCATTTGATCCAATATACCGGATCAAAGCCATTCGCACGCCGTACGAGAGCAAAAATATCCTTAAAGCACGGCGCTATCGTTGGGACGACGGAAATAAAAGCCAGCTGAAATGCTGGTACAAAGATGTACCGGAAGCCGATGCTGCAAGCGAACTTGCTTGGCTGCGGCTCGAAATCTATCGCTACGAAGCTGACGTACCGATTGTGCCGATCTCGCCGTATGATCGATTTTCAGCGAGAGTCTGA